The window CGGCGCCGGGCCGGGTCAGGTCCGGGGCGATGTCCGCCGTTCGGCCACGTGGCGGCGCAGGCGGCGGTAGAAGCCGGCAAGCCGCGGATTCGCCTTGACGGTGCGCTTGGCGATCTCGGTGGCGGCGGCGCCAAGGCCGGCAGTGATGCCGGACGGGCCGATGATCTCGTAGCGGTAGGAGAGGGGGCGGGCGTCGTCGCACCAGCGCTCCTTCAGGCCGTTGTCGCCGACGCCGAAATCGACGGTGCGGTAACGGCCGCCCTCGCACAGCGCCTGCAGGTATTTTTCGAAGGCAACGAAGCCGGGGGCACCGCGGCGCAGCTCGGCATCGTCGCTGATCGCCGTGACGAGGCCGAACACCGTCTCCCCGAAGCCGACGCTGAAGATGGTCGCGGCGACCCGCTCGCCGACATGGAGCGTGCCGAGGATGGGCTCGGTGCCGGCGCCCACGGTCGCCAGCCGCTCGAAGAAGGCGACGACCGCCGGGTCGCCGTAGCGGTCGGGGATGCCGGCGGCGCGGAACTGGAGGGATTTCTGGCGCAGGAGATCGCCGAGGGCGGCAGCACATGCGGCCGGGTCAGTCGTCACCTCGAAGCGCACCGGCGCGATACGGGAAAGCCGTGCGGCGCTGCGGCGGTCCTCGGCCCGGTGGCGGGACTTGCGGTGCGCGGGATCGAACACCTCCCAAGGCGCCAGGTGACAGAGCTGGACCGGGTCGGGCAGCGAGCCGGCAAAGGCGAGCCCGCGCCGGGCGATCGTCGTCTCGGCCATCAGCGCGGCCTCGCCGAGGCAGGGCTCCAGGATGACCCCGGCGGAAAGGCGCCCGGCGATGACGCGCCGGGCATCCGCGATCAGCCGCGCGCCGTCCGGTCGCGATAGCAGCTCCGGGGCATAGAGCCCGCCGCACTCGGCCGCATGGATGCCGCCGATGGGAAAGGCGATGCGCGAGAGACCGTCTCGCTTGATCGCAAAGGTGTTGAGGAGGACCGGCACGCCGTCGAGATAGCCGACGAAGACTTCGATGTCCTCGCCATGGGCAGGACCGGCCGTTGCCGCCCAGGCCCGCGCCCAGGCATGGGACTGGAACAGGCCGGCGCCAGCGTTCCGCTCCAGGGCCTGCCAGGGCCGCGCCGCCGCCTCGATCGTCTCGAAGGCATCGATGCGCAGGCCGCTGCCGGCCGCAAGCTCCGCCGCCGCCGGTCGCGCCTTGCGCTCCGGTGCCGCCGTTCCGGCAATCTCTGGCGATACGATCGAGCGCTGCAAGACGCCTGGCTCCGTTCCCCGATATCCGCGCGCCGCCGGCGCGGATCTGTTGGGGGCGAGTGTCGCCGGCAGCTCTTTATTTTTGCTGAAACGGTGCGGCCCCGGCCGCCCTTTGCGGCGGCGCGAGGCGATTGCGGTTAACGGAGCGTAAACGAGCCTCAGACGCCGATGTCAGCTTGCGGTGGTCAGCACGATCTTGCCGATATGGCCACTCGACTCCATGCGCTCATGGGCCTTTGCGGCGTCCTTCAGATCGAAGGTGGAATCCATCACCGGCCTGATCGCGCCGCTGGCGATCAGCGGCCAGACCTTTTCCTCAAGGGCCTTGGCGATCGCCGCCTTGAACGGTACCTCGCGGGCGCGCAGCGTCGATCCGGTATGGGTCAGCCGCTTCATCATCAGCCGGCGGAAATCGACGTCGGCGGTCGGACCGTTGAGGAAGGCGATCTGGACGATACGGCCTTCGACGGCGGCGGCCTTGTAGTTGCGCTCGATATAGTCGCCGCCGACCATGTCGAGGATGACGTCGGCGCCGTGGCCGTCGGTGGCTGCCTTGACGGCCTCCACATAGTCAGTGGTCTGGTAGTTGATTGCCTCGTCGGCGCCGAGCTTTTTGCAGGCGGCGCATTTGTCGTCGGAGCCGGCGGTGGCGATCACCCTGGCGCCAAACGCCTTTGCCATCTGGATCGCCGTGGTGCCGATGCCGGAGGTGCCGCCATGGACGAGGAACACCTCGCCCTCGGTGAGCCGGCCACG of the Rhodobium gokarnense genome contains:
- a CDS encoding GNAT family N-acetyltransferase, whose amino-acid sequence is MQRSIVSPEIAGTAAPERKARPAAAELAAGSGLRIDAFETIEAAARPWQALERNAGAGLFQSHAWARAWAATAGPAHGEDIEVFVGYLDGVPVLLNTFAIKRDGLSRIAFPIGGIHAAECGGLYAPELLSRPDGARLIADARRVIAGRLSAGVILEPCLGEAALMAETTIARRGLAFAGSLPDPVQLCHLAPWEVFDPAHRKSRHRAEDRRSAARLSRIAPVRFEVTTDPAACAAALGDLLRQKSLQFRAAGIPDRYGDPAVVAFFERLATVGAGTEPILGTLHVGERVAATIFSVGFGETVFGLVTAISDDAELRRGAPGFVAFEKYLQALCEGGRYRTVDFGVGDNGLKERWCDDARPLSYRYEIIGPSGITAGLGAAATEIAKRTVKANPRLAGFYRRLRRHVAERRTSPRT
- a CDS encoding NAD(P)H-quinone oxidoreductase, encoding MTDTIPETMTAIVIDTPGGPEALVPGQRQVPHAYEHEILVKVSAAGINRPDVLQRQGLYPPPKGASDIPGLEIAGTVAAVGRNVTRWKVGDEVTALVPGGGYAEYCAVNEATALPVPDGLSMVEAAALPETFFTVWSNVFDRGRLTEGEVFLVHGGTSGIGTTAIQMAKAFGARVIATAGSDDKCAACKKLGADEAINYQTTDYVEAVKAATDGHGADVILDMVGGDYIERNYKAAAVEGRIVQIAFLNGPTADVDFRRLMMKRLTHTGSTLRAREVPFKAAIAKALEEKVWPLIASGAIRPVMDSTFDLKDAAKAHERMESSGHIGKIVLTTAS